A genomic segment from Fundulus heteroclitus isolate FHET01 chromosome 6, MU-UCD_Fhet_4.1, whole genome shotgun sequence encodes:
- the LOC105934594 gene encoding spindlin-Z — MSKKRGRKRSSGELSESSASTLSPDPDNLLGRRIQHTWREKGNVTKWKGTVLERLTVNSSLYMVKYDGFDCVYGIELFKDNRVSNLQVLAEKVVNNKIKVPPGAEELVGRAVEHLFEKEDGEKNEWRGMVLSRAPIMTHWYYITYEKDPVLYMYQLWDDYKDGDLRVLPESENKHLLPADRKPGEEPESLVGKQVEYVTDNGLKRTGLVIYQVPAKPTVYYIKYDDDVHIHVYDLVKTT, encoded by the exons ATGTCAAAGAAACGGGGCAG GAAGCGCAGCAGTGGAGAGCTGAGTGAAAGCTCAGCATCGACCCTGAGCCCGGACCCGGATAACCTCCTGGGCCGCAGGATTCAGCACACTTGGAGGGAAAAGGGCAATGTGACCAAGTGGAAAGGCACCGTCCTGGAGCGCCTCACTGTCAACAGCTCCCTCTACATGGTGAAATACGACGGCTTTGACTGCGTTTACGGCATCGAGCTCTTCAAAGACAACCGGGTGTCCAACCTGCAGGTTTTGGCAGAGAAAGTTG TAAACAATAAGATCAAGGTGCCTCCGGGGGCCGAGGAGCTCGTGGGTCGAGCTGTGGAGCATCTGTTCGAGAAGGAGGATGGGGAGAAAAACGAGTGGCGGGGCATGGTGCTGTCCCGAGCCCCCATCATGACCCACTGGTATTACATCACCTACGAGAAGGACCCGGTGTTGTACATGTACCAGCTGTGGGACGACTACAAGGACGGAGACCTCCGGGTGCTGCCGGAGTCAG AGAACAAACACCTGCTGCCGGCAGACAGGAAGCCGGGCGAGGAGCCAGAGAGCCTTGTGGGTAAACAGGTGGAGTACGTCACAGATAATGGGCTGAAGAGGACGGGCCTGGTCATCTACCAGGTGCCGGCGAAGCCCACCGTCTATTACATCAAATATGACGACGACGTCCACATTCACGTCTACGACCTGGTGAAGACCACCTAG